From Fibrobacter sp. UWR4, the proteins below share one genomic window:
- a CDS encoding electron transfer flavoprotein subunit beta/FixA family protein, which produces MSLKIVVLAKQVPDTRNVGPDAMTEQGTINRAALPAVFNPEDLNALEQALRLKDQFEGSTISVVTMGLPKSAEVVRESLYRGADEGFVVTDRTLGGADTLATSYTLAQAIKKVGNYDIILCGRQAIDGDTAQVGPQIAQKLGLTQVTYAEEILSLDEKARKVVIRRLIDGGVETVEAPLPLVVTVNGSAAPCRPRNAKRVMKYKNATAVAERAPEAAEKYAALIAEKPYLDIAQWGAADIEADPAQIGKAGSPTNVKAVKNIVFKAKESRTLTASDEDVEGLIKELLEGKIIG; this is translated from the coding sequence ATGAGTCTTAAAATCGTTGTACTTGCTAAGCAAGTTCCCGACACACGAAATGTTGGTCCTGACGCCATGACGGAACAGGGCACCATCAATCGTGCTGCCTTGCCTGCAGTCTTCAATCCTGAAGACCTGAATGCATTGGAACAGGCCCTCCGTCTGAAGGACCAGTTCGAAGGTTCCACCATTTCCGTTGTGACCATGGGTCTTCCCAAGTCTGCAGAAGTCGTTCGCGAATCTCTCTATCGCGGCGCAGACGAAGGCTTCGTCGTTACCGACCGTACCCTCGGCGGTGCAGACACCCTGGCCACCAGCTACACCCTGGCACAGGCCATCAAGAAGGTTGGCAACTACGACATTATCCTCTGCGGCCGTCAGGCTATCGATGGCGATACCGCACAGGTTGGTCCCCAGATCGCCCAGAAGCTGGGCCTCACCCAGGTGACCTACGCCGAAGAAATCCTTTCTCTCGACGAAAAGGCTCGCAAGGTTGTTATTCGCCGTCTTATCGACGGTGGCGTTGAAACCGTGGAAGCACCGCTCCCGCTAGTCGTGACCGTTAACGGTTCCGCAGCTCCTTGCCGCCCCCGCAACGCAAAGCGCGTCATGAAGTACAAGAACGCAACCGCAGTTGCCGAACGTGCTCCCGAAGCCGCAGAAAAGTATGCAGCCCTTATCGCAGAAAAGCCCTACCTGGACATCGCCCAGTGGGGTGCAGCCGACATCGAGGCAGATCCTGCCCAGATCGGTAAGGCCGGTTCTCCGACCAACGTGAAGGCTGTGAAGAACATTGTGTTCAAGGCCAAGGAAAGCCGCACCCTCACCGCTAGCGATGAAGATGTGGAAGGCCTGATCAAGGAACTCTTAGAAGGAAAGATTATCGGTTAA